A portion of the Streptomyces erythrochromogenes genome contains these proteins:
- a CDS encoding metallophosphoesterase has translation MIVIAHLSDLHLDGGRRAADRTRAVMEYLDGLPHDLDAVLVSGDIADHGEDAEYAEAAKLLRSRHPLVVCPGNHDERAAFSRGLLGEETGSVLPVDQVLRGDGFVLAVCDSSVPGAHHGFLEESTLAWLDGVLADTPRDTPVLVAFHHPPAELHTPYVDEIRQFGEERLAALVDRHPHLTAFLCGHAHTAAATTFAGRPLLVAPGVVSTLRLPWEGRTGSSEHVHLDEPPAVAFHVLGDDGRLTTHYRVVVDRR, from the coding sequence GTGATCGTGATCGCACACCTCAGCGACCTCCACCTCGACGGTGGCCGGCGCGCGGCCGACCGCACCCGCGCCGTCATGGAGTACCTCGACGGCCTGCCCCACGACCTGGACGCCGTACTCGTGAGCGGGGACATAGCCGACCACGGCGAGGACGCGGAGTACGCGGAAGCCGCCAAGCTGCTCCGCTCGCGCCACCCCCTGGTCGTCTGCCCCGGCAACCACGACGAGCGCGCCGCCTTCAGCCGGGGACTCCTGGGGGAGGAGACGGGGTCCGTGCTGCCCGTCGACCAGGTGCTGCGCGGCGACGGCTTCGTGCTCGCCGTGTGCGACTCGTCCGTCCCCGGCGCGCACCACGGCTTCCTGGAGGAGTCGACGCTGGCCTGGCTGGACGGTGTACTGGCCGACACCCCGCGGGACACTCCGGTCCTGGTCGCCTTCCACCACCCGCCGGCCGAGCTGCACACCCCGTACGTCGACGAGATCCGCCAGTTCGGCGAGGAGCGGCTCGCCGCCCTGGTCGATCGGCACCCGCACCTGACGGCGTTCCTGTGCGGGCACGCCCACACCGCGGCCGCCACCACGTTCGCCGGCCGGCCGCTCCTGGTGGCGCCCGGTGTCGTGTCCACCCTCCGGCTGCCGTGGGAGGGGCGCACCGGGTCCTCCGAGCACGTGCACCTCGACGAGCCGCCGGCCGTCGCCTTCCACGTGCTGGGCGACGACGGCCGGCTGACGACCCACTACAGGGTGGTCGTGGACCGCCGGTAG
- a CDS encoding dihydrolipoyl dehydrogenase family protein has protein sequence MTEAVEYDVVVIGGGPVGENIVDRTRAAGLSTALVESELVGGECSYWACVPSKALLRPVLARADARRVPGLAGAVGGPLDTAAVYAHRDYWTGDWKDQGQIDWLESIGVDVHRGHGRLVGVRKVSVTGPDGEQHVLSARHAVVVATGTRAMVPDLPGIAGARPWTSREATSARQAPGRLVIVGGSVVASEMATAWQGLGSQVTVLVRGARLLPRMEPFAGELVAEALREAGAVVRTGVGVEAVERDGSTGPVGVVLEGGEVVEGDELLMATGRAPRTEDLGLDTVGLTPGGWIGVDETCRVPGFDWLYAVGDVNHRALLTHQGKYQARIAGAAIVARAAGAPLDTAPWGAHTATADTRALPQAVFTDPEAAAVGLTLAEAEQAGHRVRAVDYDLGRVSGAGLYADGYRGRARMIVDLDREVLLGATFVGPGAAELVHAATIAVAGEVPIARLWHAVPAFPTVSEIWLRLLETYRG, from the coding sequence ATGACTGAAGCCGTGGAGTACGACGTCGTGGTGATCGGCGGGGGCCCGGTCGGCGAGAACATCGTCGACCGGACCCGCGCCGCCGGGCTGAGCACGGCCCTCGTGGAGAGCGAACTGGTCGGCGGGGAGTGCTCGTACTGGGCCTGCGTCCCGAGCAAGGCGCTGCTGCGCCCGGTGCTGGCGCGGGCCGACGCCCGTCGGGTACCGGGTCTGGCGGGGGCCGTCGGGGGCCCCCTGGACACCGCGGCGGTGTACGCGCACCGCGACTACTGGACCGGCGACTGGAAGGACCAGGGCCAGATCGACTGGCTCGAATCGATCGGCGTCGACGTCCACCGCGGCCACGGCCGCCTCGTCGGGGTCCGCAAGGTGTCCGTCACCGGCCCGGACGGCGAGCAGCACGTGCTCTCGGCCCGGCACGCGGTGGTCGTCGCGACGGGGACCCGGGCGATGGTCCCCGACCTCCCGGGGATCGCCGGAGCCCGCCCCTGGACCAGCCGGGAGGCGACGTCCGCGCGGCAGGCCCCCGGTCGGCTCGTCATCGTGGGCGGCTCCGTGGTGGCGTCCGAGATGGCCACCGCCTGGCAGGGGCTCGGATCGCAGGTGACGGTCCTCGTACGCGGCGCCCGGCTGCTGCCGCGGATGGAGCCCTTCGCGGGCGAGCTCGTCGCCGAAGCCCTGCGCGAGGCCGGGGCGGTCGTCCGTACGGGCGTGGGGGTCGAGGCGGTCGAACGGGACGGGTCCACCGGGCCCGTCGGCGTGGTGCTGGAGGGCGGGGAGGTCGTCGAGGGCGACGAACTGCTGATGGCGACGGGCCGCGCGCCGCGGACCGAGGACCTCGGGCTGGACACCGTCGGGCTGACGCCCGGCGGCTGGATCGGGGTCGACGAGACCTGCCGGGTGCCCGGCTTCGACTGGCTGTACGCCGTCGGAGACGTCAACCACCGTGCCCTCCTCACCCATCAGGGCAAGTACCAGGCCCGCATCGCGGGCGCCGCCATCGTCGCCCGCGCGGCGGGCGCCCCGCTGGACACCGCCCCCTGGGGCGCCCACACGGCCACCGCCGACACCCGCGCCCTCCCGCAGGCCGTCTTCACCGACCCGGAGGCCGCCGCGGTGGGCCTGACCCTGGCCGAGGCCGAACAGGCGGGCCACCGGGTGCGCGCCGTCGACTACGACCTGGGCAGGGTCTCCGGTGCAGGCCTGTACGCCGACGGCTACCGCGGCCGGGCCCGGATGATCGTCGACCTCGACCGGGAGGTCCTGCTGGGGGCCACTTTCGTCGGCCCGGGTGCCGCCGAGCTGGTGCACGCGGCGACCATCGCCGTGGCCGGGGAGGTCCCGATCGCGCGGCTGTGGCACGCGGTACCGGCCTTCCCGACGGTCAGCGAGATCTGGCTGCGCCTGCTGGAGACCTATCGCGGCTAG
- a CDS encoding thioredoxin family protein codes for MATVELTKENFDQTVSENPFVLIDFWAGWCRPCLQFAPVYERASEAHPDLVFAKVDTEAQQELAGAFQITSIPTLMIVRDQVAIFAQPGALPEAALTDLIGQARALDMDEVRAKIAASQPGAQDSGAQGSGTPEA; via the coding sequence GTGGCTACAGTCGAGCTCACCAAGGAAAACTTCGACCAGACGGTCAGCGAGAACCCGTTCGTGCTGATCGACTTCTGGGCGGGCTGGTGCCGGCCGTGCCTGCAGTTCGCCCCGGTCTACGAGAGGGCCTCGGAGGCCCACCCCGACCTGGTCTTCGCCAAGGTGGACACCGAGGCCCAGCAGGAGCTGGCCGGTGCCTTCCAGATCACCTCGATCCCGACCCTGATGATCGTCCGGGACCAGGTGGCCATCTTCGCCCAGCCCGGCGCCCTGCCCGAGGCGGCGCTGACCGACCTCATCGGGCAGGCCCGCGCCCTCGACATGGACGAGGTGCGCGCGAAGATCGCCGCCTCCCAGCCGGGCGCGCAGGACTCCGGCGCCCAGGGATCCGGCACGCCGGAGGCGTGA
- a CDS encoding aldehyde dehydrogenase family protein, giving the protein MPLLDPTLWQDGPTLTGGAAPVVEPATGRTLATLDLAAPADVAEAAVRARAAQRDWARATHPQRAAVLRRAGDLFTAHADELRQWLVRESGSIPGKADFELHVAAQECYEAAALASRPTGQVLPSEAPRLSFTRRVPAGVVGVVAPFNAPLILAIRSVAPALALGNAVLLKPDRRTAVCGGLALAAVLAAAGLPDGLLHVLPGGADTGAAVVADPRVRVVSFTGSTAAGRTVGELAGRHLKRTHLELGGNSALVVLRDADVGAAVAQASWGSFFHQGQICMTAGRHLVHASLYDEYVERLAARAEALAVGDPYREQVHLGPLIDRAQLDRVHALVEASTSAGAKLVAGGTHRGLFYRPTVLAGVADDTPAYAEEVFGPVAPVRSFATEDEAVELASAGPYGLSLGIVTRDAGRGLDLAERIPTGIAHVNDQTVGDEAVAPFGGVGASGTGARFGGEANLDAFTELRWTTARTTPAGHPF; this is encoded by the coding sequence ATGCCGCTCCTCGACCCGACGCTCTGGCAGGACGGACCCACACTCACCGGCGGTGCCGCCCCGGTCGTCGAACCCGCAACCGGCCGCACCCTCGCCACCCTCGACCTCGCCGCCCCCGCCGACGTGGCGGAGGCCGCCGTACGAGCCAGGGCGGCGCAGCGCGACTGGGCGCGCGCCACCCACCCGCAGCGGGCGGCCGTGCTGCGCCGCGCCGGGGACCTCTTCACCGCGCACGCCGACGAACTGCGGCAGTGGCTGGTGCGCGAGTCCGGGTCGATACCCGGGAAGGCCGACTTCGAGCTGCACGTCGCCGCGCAGGAGTGCTACGAGGCCGCGGCACTGGCCTCGCGCCCGACCGGGCAGGTGCTGCCCAGCGAGGCCCCCCGGCTCTCCTTCACCCGCCGGGTCCCGGCCGGCGTGGTCGGGGTCGTGGCCCCCTTCAACGCCCCGCTGATCCTCGCGATCCGCTCGGTCGCGCCGGCGCTGGCCCTCGGCAACGCCGTGCTGCTCAAGCCGGACCGGCGCACCGCCGTCTGCGGCGGGCTCGCGCTCGCCGCGGTCCTCGCCGCCGCAGGGCTCCCGGACGGGCTGCTGCACGTCCTGCCCGGCGGCGCCGACACGGGCGCCGCGGTGGTCGCCGACCCGCGGGTGCGGGTGGTGTCCTTCACCGGATCCACCGCCGCCGGTCGCACCGTCGGCGAGCTGGCGGGACGTCACCTCAAGCGCACGCACCTGGAGCTGGGCGGCAACTCGGCTCTCGTCGTGCTCCGCGACGCCGACGTCGGGGCCGCCGTCGCCCAGGCCTCCTGGGGGTCGTTCTTCCACCAGGGCCAGATCTGCATGACGGCCGGCCGCCACCTGGTGCACGCCTCGCTGTACGACGAGTACGTCGAGCGGCTCGCCGCGCGCGCCGAGGCACTGGCCGTGGGGGACCCGTACCGCGAGCAGGTCCACCTGGGGCCGCTGATCGACCGCGCCCAGCTGGACCGTGTGCACGCCCTGGTGGAGGCCAGCACCTCGGCGGGGGCCAAGCTCGTCGCCGGCGGCACGCACCGGGGGCTCTTCTACCGGCCGACCGTCCTGGCGGGCGTCGCCGACGACACCCCCGCCTACGCCGAGGAGGTCTTCGGCCCGGTCGCGCCGGTACGGTCCTTCGCGACGGAGGACGAGGCGGTGGAACTGGCCTCGGCGGGACCGTACGGCCTGTCCCTCGGGATCGTGACCCGCGACGCGGGGCGCGGCCTCGACCTGGCCGAGCGGATCCCGACCGGGATAGCGCACGTCAACGACCAGACGGTGGGCGACGAGGCCGTCGCGCCGTTCGGCGGTGTCGGCGCCTCCGGCACCGGCGCCCGCTTCGGCGGCGAGGCGAACCTGGACGCCTTCACGGAACTGCGCTGGACCACGGCCCGCACCACCCCCGCGGGCCACCCCTTCTAG
- a CDS encoding thiolase family protein, whose amino-acid sequence MSIRTVRDVYVVDAVRTPIGKFGGALAGVRPDDLAAHVVRALVDRTPDLDPARIDDVVFGDANGAGEDNRDVARMAVLLAGLPVTVPGVTVNRLCGSGLEAVIQAARAIALGDASVAIAGGVESMSRAPWVVQKPERAFPAGHQQMWSTTLGWRMTNPRMPAEWTGSLGEGAELIADKYAVTREAQDAFALESHRKAAAAWAAGLYDGEVVPYGGVDLARDECIREGSTPEALAKLKPAFRTDGRGTVTAGNASPLNDGAAALLLTDEAGLAATGREPLARISASAVTGIEPQLFGLGPVDAVQRALGKAGRGFGDLSVLELNEAFAAQVLGCLAAWPELDPAVVNPRGGAIAIGHPLGASGARLAGSVAHQLAAAGSGTGMAALCIGVGQGIALVLER is encoded by the coding sequence ATGAGCATCCGCACCGTCCGCGACGTCTACGTCGTCGACGCCGTCCGCACCCCGATCGGCAAGTTCGGCGGCGCCCTCGCCGGAGTCCGCCCGGACGACCTGGCCGCGCACGTGGTGCGCGCGCTCGTGGACCGTACGCCCGATCTCGATCCGGCCCGCATCGACGACGTCGTCTTCGGCGACGCCAACGGCGCGGGCGAGGACAACCGCGACGTGGCCCGCATGGCGGTCCTGCTGGCCGGCCTGCCCGTCACCGTCCCCGGTGTCACCGTCAACCGGCTCTGCGGATCCGGCCTGGAGGCCGTGATCCAGGCCGCTCGCGCCATCGCGCTCGGCGACGCCTCCGTGGCCATCGCGGGCGGCGTCGAGTCGATGAGCCGCGCCCCCTGGGTGGTCCAGAAGCCCGAACGCGCCTTCCCGGCCGGACACCAGCAGATGTGGTCCACCACGCTGGGCTGGCGGATGACGAACCCGCGGATGCCCGCCGAGTGGACCGGCTCCCTCGGCGAGGGCGCCGAACTGATCGCCGACAAGTACGCCGTGACCCGCGAGGCGCAGGACGCCTTCGCGCTGGAGAGCCACCGCAAGGCCGCGGCCGCCTGGGCCGCCGGTCTGTACGACGGCGAGGTCGTGCCCTACGGGGGCGTGGACCTGGCGCGGGACGAGTGCATCCGCGAGGGCTCCACGCCCGAGGCGCTGGCCAAGCTCAAGCCCGCCTTCCGGACGGACGGCCGGGGCACGGTCACGGCCGGCAACGCCTCGCCGCTCAACGACGGTGCGGCCGCCCTGCTGCTGACCGACGAGGCGGGCCTGGCCGCCACCGGCCGGGAGCCCCTCGCCCGGATCAGCGCCTCCGCCGTCACCGGAATCGAGCCCCAGCTGTTCGGTCTCGGCCCGGTGGACGCCGTGCAGCGCGCGCTCGGCAAGGCCGGCCGCGGTTTCGGCGACCTCTCCGTGCTCGAACTCAACGAGGCTTTCGCGGCGCAGGTGTTGGGCTGCCTGGCCGCCTGGCCGGAGCTGGACCCGGCCGTGGTCAACCCGCGCGGCGGCGCCATCGCGATCGGCCACCCGCTGGGCGCCTCGGGTGCCCGGCTGGCCGGCTCGGTCGCGCACCAGCTGGCCGCGGCGGGCTCCGGCACCGGCATGGCGGCGCTGTGCATCGGCGTCGGCCAGGGCATCGCGCTCGTCCTGGAGCGCTGA
- a CDS encoding LacI family DNA-binding transcriptional regulator: MSQSSKSPEPPAPVPTSADVARRAGVSRATVSYVLNNAEAVRISEPTRRKVREAAEELGYVPHAAARSLRAGHTRIVLLPTPHVPIGPLYSTFLNELQWALRRLDYTVVQYGSLGLSGDEAVRAWAELRPVAVISLGEITLSAHNVATLKRAGARAVITMGPAGVPGAHALVMDQQEVGARAAAHLVERGRRRIGVVVPREEGLELFSAPRLAGARGVEGAEVEALPMAYSEESAAELAARWRGLRLDAAFAYNDEYAMLLMRALQDEGLRVPEEVAVIGADDLLIGRLLRPRLSTVRIEMPTGDHLASLVDHAVREPSEATQRHDLMAAEAVHREST, encoded by the coding sequence ATGTCTCAGTCATCGAAGTCGCCGGAGCCGCCGGCCCCCGTTCCCACCAGCGCCGACGTGGCCCGACGCGCGGGCGTGTCGCGCGCGACGGTCTCGTACGTGCTGAACAACGCCGAGGCCGTCCGGATCAGCGAGCCCACCCGCCGCAAGGTCCGCGAGGCGGCCGAGGAGCTCGGGTACGTCCCGCACGCCGCCGCCCGCAGCCTGCGCGCCGGACACACCCGGATCGTGCTGCTGCCCACCCCGCACGTGCCGATCGGGCCGCTCTACAGCACCTTCCTCAACGAACTCCAGTGGGCACTGCGCCGGCTGGACTACACCGTCGTGCAGTACGGGAGCCTCGGCCTCAGCGGGGACGAGGCCGTCCGGGCGTGGGCGGAACTGCGTCCGGTGGCGGTCATATCCCTCGGCGAGATCACGCTCTCCGCCCACAACGTCGCCACCCTCAAGAGGGCCGGCGCCCGAGCCGTGATCACGATGGGCCCGGCCGGCGTACCCGGGGCGCACGCGCTGGTCATGGACCAGCAGGAGGTCGGCGCCCGGGCCGCCGCGCACCTGGTCGAGCGGGGCCGCCGGCGGATCGGCGTGGTGGTCCCGCGGGAGGAGGGGCTGGAGCTGTTCTCCGCGCCCCGGCTGGCGGGGGCCCGCGGCGTGGAGGGCGCGGAGGTCGAGGCCCTGCCGATGGCGTACTCGGAGGAGTCCGCCGCGGAGCTCGCCGCCCGGTGGCGCGGGCTGCGGCTGGACGCGGCGTTCGCGTACAACGACGAGTACGCGATGCTGCTGATGCGGGCCTTGCAGGACGAGGGGCTGCGGGTCCCCGAGGAGGTGGCCGTGATCGGCGCCGACGACCTGCTCATCGGACGGCTGCTGCGGCCCCGGCTGAGCACGGTGCGGATCGAGATGCCGACCGGAGACCACCTGGCGTCGCTCGTGGACCACGCGGTGCGCGAGCCGTCCGAGGCCACGCAGCGGCACGATCTCATGGCCGCCGAGGCCGTCCACCGGGAGTCGACCTGA
- a CDS encoding MFS transporter, producing MRTHPACAAPPPRPRTTAPGFLCFTPLNPLPPLVRSHLPRRAPWPYFGLIAGVSAIFAMVFNPVVGALSDRSGRRNPWILGGGPAAVPAMFLLGFADTILLITIAWCLGQAVMNVYQAAITSVVPDRVPVSARG from the coding sequence GTGCGCACCCACCCCGCCTGCGCCGCCCCGCCGCCGCGCCCTCGCACCACCGCGCCCGGTTTCCTCTGTTTCACCCCTCTCAATCCCCTTCCTCCCCTTGTCCGTTCGCACCTGCCCAGGAGGGCACCGTGGCCCTACTTCGGCCTGATAGCGGGCGTCTCGGCGATTTTCGCCATGGTCTTCAACCCCGTCGTCGGCGCCCTGTCCGACCGCAGCGGACGGCGCAACCCCTGGATCCTCGGCGGCGGGCCGGCAGCCGTACCGGCGATGTTCCTGCTCGGCTTCGCCGACACGATCCTGCTGATCACCATCGCCTGGTGCCTCGGACAGGCCGTCATGAACGTGTACCAGGCGGCCATCACCTCCGTGGTGCCCGACCGGGTGCCCGTGAGCGCCCGCGGCTAG
- a CDS encoding DUF4190 domain-containing protein, producing the protein MSIPPGPPPSPEPYPQQGPYGQPGQPAPYGGPQGWYAPQAPQKNNALAIVAFVMSLVCAIPLVPLILGIVALSQIRKRGEKGKGFAVAAIVIHGATIAFYGILLVLGLSGALDDGPSAKRDTSGQVTGSGSVKVSDIRKGDCFNTNGDLAEYQDEDGGEASFSVRVVPCDQPHEGEAYAVFNLDNGTYPGTEKVTALAEEKCAGTLLTDYVGKDPKLAEKLEVYYYFPQAATWALGDREVTCFLGDTSGASTGSARATGS; encoded by the coding sequence ATGTCCATACCTCCGGGTCCCCCGCCGTCCCCCGAGCCGTACCCGCAGCAGGGGCCGTACGGACAGCCGGGGCAGCCCGCGCCGTACGGCGGCCCGCAGGGCTGGTATGCGCCGCAGGCACCGCAGAAGAACAACGCGCTGGCCATCGTCGCGTTCGTGATGTCGCTCGTGTGCGCCATCCCGCTGGTCCCCCTGATCCTCGGCATCGTGGCCCTGTCCCAGATCCGCAAGCGCGGTGAGAAGGGCAAGGGCTTCGCCGTGGCGGCGATCGTCATCCACGGCGCGACCATCGCCTTCTACGGGATCCTGCTGGTCCTCGGCCTCTCCGGGGCGCTGGACGACGGCCCCTCCGCCAAGCGCGACACCAGCGGCCAGGTCACCGGATCGGGCTCCGTCAAGGTGAGCGACATCCGCAAGGGGGACTGCTTCAACACGAACGGCGATCTGGCGGAGTACCAGGACGAGGACGGCGGCGAGGCCTCCTTCTCGGTGCGCGTGGTGCCCTGCGACCAGCCGCACGAGGGCGAGGCGTACGCCGTCTTCAACCTGGACAACGGGACGTACCCGGGTACGGAGAAGGTCACCGCGCTCGCCGAGGAGAAGTGCGCCGGCACGCTGCTGACCGACTACGTGGGCAAGGACCCCAAGCTCGCGGAGAAGTTGGAGGTCTACTACTACTTCCCGCAGGCCGCCACCTGGGCCCTCGGCGACCGCGAGGTCACCTGCTTCCTGGGCGACACCAGCGGGGCGAGCACCGGCTCGGCCCGCGCCACCGGCTCCTGA